Proteins from one Fibrobacter succinogenes genomic window:
- a CDS encoding tetratricopeptide repeat protein, giving the protein MANESNNNQSLRAFFVQHGTKIVVAFVVLFALVAGIVQYKEARKVAAAEQSELIGMGLTYLYAGEKDSALVEFENKIASGKLEGLALAKAALFAGNIKFEKKDYDGAALLFQTTLDNAGSVALVRSAAMHGLAAVKMEKGDFSAAANFLEKYIAEYGKRTGDKEDRFQKDEPADEVPMVADAMWKLTLVYQQLGASDKAKATAEKLLHVYGDNRGLSDKARKFLATL; this is encoded by the coding sequence ATGGCTAACGAATCTAATAATAACCAATCTCTTAGAGCATTCTTTGTCCAGCATGGTACGAAGATTGTTGTGGCATTCGTCGTTCTCTTTGCTCTTGTTGCAGGCATTGTGCAGTATAAGGAAGCTCGCAAGGTTGCTGCTGCTGAACAGAGCGAACTCATTGGCATGGGTCTTACTTACCTCTATGCTGGTGAAAAGGATAGCGCCCTCGTTGAATTCGAAAACAAGATTGCTTCTGGCAAGCTCGAAGGCCTTGCTCTTGCTAAGGCCGCTCTCTTCGCCGGTAACATCAAGTTCGAAAAGAAGGACTACGATGGTGCAGCACTCCTTTTCCAGACCACTCTTGACAATGCGGGTTCCGTTGCTCTCGTGCGTTCGGCTGCCATGCACGGTCTTGCCGCTGTAAAGATGGAAAAGGGCGACTTCTCTGCTGCCGCAAACTTCCTCGAAAAGTACATTGCTGAATACGGCAAGCGCACTGGCGACAAGGAAGACCGCTTCCAGAAGGACGAACCGGCTGACGAGGTCCCGATGGTTGCTGACGCCATGTGGAAGCTCACTCTCGTGTACCAGCAGCTCGGAGCAAGCGACAAGGCTAAGGCTACGGCTGAAAAGTTGCTCCATGTCTATGGCGACAACCGCGGTCTCTCTGACAAGGCAAGAAAGTTCCTCGCCACTCTTTAA